The sequence below is a genomic window from Macaca fascicularis isolate 582-1 chromosome 3, T2T-MFA8v1.1.
AAGGTTATTTTCACAAGTGTTCAGTCGATTATTTAGTAAATATAGGTTGTCTTTCAAATACACGATGAGTTGTGATGAAGGAGAACTGTGTCCCATCCATTTGCAGTGGTTTATTCCACTGTCTGCATGGTGTATCCTTAACATGGACATCAGCGCACATCCTGCACTTGGTCGtctcattctttctgtttctatttagCACTCActgcatttctctttttcatgGCCCCTTGGCCCTTTCAGGTGACAATATTCTCAAATTCTAGGAGGACAGAAAATGTAAGATGGAACCAAGTCTCATACCTAGCACCtgctaggttaaaaaaaaaaaaaaaaaaaaaaaaaaaaaggctgggcatggtgtctcatgcctgtaaccccagcacttaggaggccaaggcgggtggatcacctgaggtcaggagttcgagaccagcctggccaatgtggtgaaaccctgtctctactaaaaatacaaaaatttagctgggcgtggtggtgggtgcctgtaatccaagtaggtatacttgggagactgaggcacgagaatcacttgaacccgggagtagaggatgcaatgagccaagatcgagccatcacgctccagcctgggtgacagagtgaaactctgtcttgggGGGAAAACAACAGACTTTCTTAGAGCAGTTttgggttcacagcaaaattgagtggagttcccatataccccctGCCCCCACACAAGCGCAGCCTTTCTCCCTCAGCAGCCCCCACCAGAGGGGTACACTTAAACTAATTAATGAATGTATCATCATTATCGCCTAAGGTCCACAGTTTACAGTAAAGCTCACTCTTGGTGTTCTACATTCTGTGGATTTGGACAAGTATGTAGAGGCGTGTAGCCACCATCTGAATATCACACAGTGTAGTTTCATTGCCCTGAAAGTCCTGTGTGCTCTGCCTGTTCATCTCTCCTTGCTTAGTTTTTGGATGTGAACTTCAGTTCTTTGTagagattttcagttttattaaatCAATGTGTTGGGTgaggtggtacatgcctgtagttccagtttgaggcaggaggattgattgcttgagccccCAGGAGTTATTTAAGAAGATGAAAAATGCAGAATTGCATTCATAACTTTTTGGGGGCAGGGGACAGatcgctctggtgcccaggctggagtgaagtgactccattttggctcactgtaacctctgcctctcaggttcaagtgattcccctgcctcagcctcccaagtagctgggattacaggcatgcacaccacacctggttcatttttgtatttttagtagagacggggtttcgccatgttggccaggctggtctcaagctactgacctcaagtgatccacccacctcggcctcccaaagtgctgggattacagaggtgagcggCTATGCCTGGTCCCTACCATTACAATGTAAGGTTCTTGTTAGATAAGGAAATTGTGAATGACCTGATGCTCCATGACTTAAGGTCAGAAAGTCATCTAAGCAGCTTTCCAAGAATTTCAAGAGTTGCTAATCTTAGGTAGAAAAGGTTTCTCTCATCATCAACTCTTAGGGGAAAATAGTTGACACTAATTAATATCTGATTCCTTAGCAGCTGGGATTTGGGGAGTTCTACTTTTTAAACTGTTGATGAGAATAACATAGATTTTTCTAACCATTTTACCTACAGCTATCTTTAACATCTTTTAAGTCACCAaaagaaatttgaacttgagCTTGTAGTAGTAGAGAAggcagaaattttaattttgtttttaagcagaACATAAAACTCTGGGGAATAAAAACCGAAACCTACATTCCAACAGCCATGACAGTAAATTTTGGGGACCATGTTTACAAGTGTCCCATTCGTAGAAACAATTTATTAACCAGGGCgtggtgggaggcagaggtgggaggatcacctgagcccaagaagttgaggctgcaatgagctgtcaTCACACCATTTctctccagcctcggcaacagagtgagaccctatttctttttttatttttttattttttaaagaagaagaaggttAGGCAGgatggctcacgtttgtaatctcagaactttgggaggccaaggctggaggatcacttgtgctcaggagttcgagaccagcctggacaacatacgGTGACCCTGGcccctgcaaaaaaaataaaaaattcgcTGGCGTGTtggtagatgcctgtagtcccagcttctctggaggctgaggatcaGGAGTTTGTGGCatgggtgcagtgagccatgattgcaccactatactccagccagggcaacagagtgagaccctgtctctgtttaaacaacaacaaatttaatgactgttttgaaaaatgttaccTCCCTTCCCAAATGATACGGATCCTGTATCGTCCCACATTTGAATAGTCATTCTGTCATTCTGTATTGATTAAATCTTTTTAGACACTATTAAAATAACTTCTGTTATCTTAAGAGGTTATCCTTTGACCTTTAAAACTAGTATGGTGGGGatctcttattttaatttaaaaataacattaattctcATGCAAGTAATTTTGATCTAAAggataaaggatttttaaaaattctggtttAAGGTGTTCAGAACAGCCATTCTTTAGACTTTTTAGAGCTGAAGGGTTTCCCCTCTAACTTAGTTTTTCACTGGCAGAGAACATCTGGGCGTGCTCCAAATGTGGTCGAGCTACTGCATCCAAAGGTGATACTGGCATTTCGTCGTAATCTCCTTGTTCCAATTTGTCTGGGGACAGCTAGACAGACTTTACATAAGTACAGATTGCCACTCTGGGCTCTGCAGGGAGACTTCATTTGCGGCAGGAGGAGCCCCCCCAGGACTGGTGAGGTAATTTGAGCTTTAAATAGCTCCTGGCCCTTGAAATAAGGACAGCATGATTTAGGGGAAAGGCCAGAACTTGATCTCTGTGGCCTTCGGCACGCTGGCCTCCCCTTGCACTGGAGGCAGTCATGAGGCCTGCGCTGCGGGACGGTTTGTCTTCGGCATCTGCACACTCAGGAAAGTATGCCAGAGCCCGGTGGCAGCAGCACCCGAGGGCTCAGCTCCTTCCAAAGCCAAGTctgggcagttttttttttcaggctatATGGAACTAGGGTTTATGGAAAGGAAGGGATGTGAGGCAGCTAAGGCAGTTTCCACTTAAAATAGAGAAGAGGATGAAACGGAGAAGAGACACTCGATAACAGGAAGATCGTTAAGAAATGTAGACATCCCCTGTAGTGAGAACCAGAAGGAAAATTATTCAGGGTATTCTTAAAAGTAGTTCCTCACATTTCTGTAGCATTTTACTTTTTCAAGAAGACTCTGCTGGGCACAATGGCTgtcacccgtaatcccagcactctgagcggccaaggtgggaggatcacttgaactaagggttttgagaccagcctgggcaacatagtgagaccttgtctctactaaaaattttaaaatggctggatgcagtggctcacacctgtaatcctaacactttggggggctaaggtgggtggatcacttgaggccaggagtttaagagcaacctggccaacaagcaggaccttgtctctacagaaaaacacaaaaattagctaggcatggtggcacacgcctgtaatcccagctactcgggaggctgaggcaggagaatcgcttgaactctgggtgaggttgcagtgagccgagatggtgccattgcactccagcctgggtgacagagtgagacgaggtctttttgaaactctgtctcaaaaaaaaaaaaaaaaaaaaaaaaaaaaaaaaaaaaaaaaaaaaaaaaaaaatcagccatgcatggtggctcacacctgtagtcccagctactctggagattgaggtgggagggttgcttaagcccagtagtttgaggctgcagtgagctgtgatcatgcctctgcacttcagcctgggaaacagagtcaGACCATGTCtcgaaaagaaaaagaaaaaagaaagactttcttATTTGTCTGATATACCTGTATATTACCTTATGAAAGAGGACAGAAATCCCcgttttgcagataagaaaaccaaAGCCCAGAGAAATGAAGCGGCTTGTCCCCATGATTGCTTAGCAAATGATGAAAGTGGGAAAAGCCCAGTCTTCCAGTTATTTGTGGACACATCATCAGAATTCAGCATGACTGACAGCGGTCTGCTAGATGACAGATAGTCAGTGCACAATGAGACATGAGGTGCCTATGTTTATTCATGCAGGAATGTTTGCAGAAGGCCAGGGCACAGGAGGTGGTGGAGCAAAGCATCTCTTTCCTGGTTCCTTCTGCTCTGAACTCAAGTAGTGCCAACCCCCTATTCTTCCCCTCTTTTGAGTCTGGTTCACCGAGGGCACGGCTGGTAGGAGTAACGTTGTTCTCCAGCGTTAAACAGAGCATCAGTAATGTCTAGGAAAAGGTTGACTTTAAAACAATATTGGAGAATATTGGAGCATACAGCACTGGCTGATGAGTTCATTCAGAAGATGAACCGCCTGCCATAAACTAATAAGATGATTTGGTTTATGTTTTGATTTAAATTATCTCTGAGTAGATGCTGCTTGAAGTAGTGACTGTAACCGGTTTTGCCAAGCATACCCCCcatttataatttaaacaaaaagttttttgagatggagccttgttatgttggccaggctggtcttgaactcctggcctcaagcagtcctccccacCTGGtgtctcaaagcactgggattacaagaatgtGCCAATACACTGAACATAATGATTCAAACATAGAAAAAAAGTCTGGTAGTTCAGTTCCTCCATGCCCCAGGAGTTTAGTACAggggtgtccagtcttttggtttccctgggccacattcccttgggccacacataaaatacactaacactaatgagagttgatgagcttaaaaaaaaaattgcaaaaagaaaatcacaatgttttaagaaagtttatggccgggcgcggtggctcaagcctgtaatcccagcactttgggaggccgagacgggcggatcacgaggtcaggagatcgagaccatcctggctaacacggtgaaaccccgtctctactaaaaaatacaaaaaactagccgggcgaggtggcgggcgcctgtagtcccaactactcgggaggctgaggcaggagaatggcgtaaacccgggaggcagagcttgcagtgagctgagatccggccactgcactccagcctgggcggcagagcgagactccgcctcaaaaaaaaaaaagaaagtttacaaatttgtctTGGGCTGCactcaaagccatcctgggctgcatacAGTCCGTGGGCCGCAGGTTGGATAAGCTTGGTTTAGTAGATCTTTTGGGATTCTAGCTCCCTACCTGTCATCTCTGTATGTCATATAATGTTATGCAGATGCTGTGGTTGATCTACACAGGACAGGGAGTAAccacttttcttctctcctctctttgccCCATCCCCAGCCAGTTGGCAtatgctggtagtcccagctcctgggtaggcagaggtgggagaatcatctgagcctggggaggttgaggctgcagtgagctgtgatcccgtcgctgcactccaggctgggtgatagaatgagaccctgtctcaaatacattaataatagtaataatgtggccgggcgcggtggctcaagcctgtaatcccagcactttgggaggccgagatgggcggatcatgaggtcaggagatcgaaaccatcctggataacccagtgaaaccccgtctctactaaaaaatacaaaaaaaaaaaaaaaaaattagccgggcgaggtggcgggcacctgtagtcccagctacacgggaggctgaggcaggagaatggcgtgaacccgggaggcggagcttgcagtgagctgagatccggccactgcactccagcctgggcgacagagccagactccgtctcaaaaaaaaaaaaaaatagtaataatgtatTTCACATGATTGACAAATAATGCAATAGTGTATGACTCTGATACTATAGAAACCAGGTAAATAAATTTAGTATTATtggctgaatttttttattataagcagTTATTTGTAGTCATAAAAATGTACAACATTGGTTGGAGATGCCACTTTAGTTTTCTGAAGGTGATTAATTTTGGGAGTGATGAGGGCAGGAGCCTTGAGAAATGGTCATCTTGGGAGAAGCATTGATTCCTGTTGCCCAGCTCAGCTCAGAGGCGCTGCgcttgcctttttcttttgtattgctCGTTGTAAAGTTGTATTCAGTCAGACACTCCCACTGCCACAAATACATGTTCCCTGGGTTGCTGAAGTATCACAGCGATCGGACTCAATCCCAGGCCCCTTATTTGGACTCACTGAGGTTTAGAATTCACGTGCGTATGATCAGAAAGGCCTCCATGTTTCTCAGAAGTCAGCTTGAAGTTGACTCAGTATTTTCTCATCCAGAAGGGATGGGACTGAAGTTTACTAGACAGGGCAGGATTAGGAGGAATTTGTCAGTCTGTTTTCCTAAAAAACCGCGGAGTTAGACCATCTGTACTCGCAGTCTCTCATCTAAGGCCTAGACTTGACAATGTTTTGTGGAACACACGTGATAAGCCTGCGTCCTTTTCTGGGGAGGAAGCCGGGGTTCAGACACCATTGATCCATTGATCCAGCCGCACTTTTCCCTGCCTTGTGTGTGCTCCACCTCCagcccccttcccccagcccacgCAACGTAATTTCCTTCTGTTCATCATGTTACTCAACAGAGCTCTGTTCTAGTGTCTCAAAGATACAGTTAACCTAGTGGACACCTTCTGTACCATAACAACTCTGTTCTTTCCTCCTGACAGGTGACAGAGCTGAATGAGCCACTGTCGAATGAGGAACGAAACCTTCTCTCTGTGGCCTACAAGAACGTTGTGGGGGCACGCCGCTCTTCCTGGAGGGTCATCAGTAGCATTGAGCAGAAGACATCTGCGGACGGCAACGAGAAGAAGATAGAGATGGTCCGTGCGTACCGGGAGAAGATAGAGAAGGAGTTGGAGGCGGTGTGCCAGGATGTGCTGAGCCTGCTGGATAACTACCTGATCAAGAATTGCAGCGAGACCCAGTACGAGAGCAAAGTGTTCTACCTGAAGATGAAAGGGGACTACTACCGCTACCTGGCCGAAGTGGCCACTGGAGAGAAAAGGGCGACGGTGGTGGAGTCCTCTGAGAAGGCCTACAGCGAAGCCCACGAGATCAGCAAAGAGCACATGCAACCCACCCACCCCATCCGATTAGGCCTGGCTCTTAACTACTCTGTCTTCTACTACGAGATCCAGAACGCCCCGGAGCAAGCGTGCCACTTGGCCAAGACCGCGTTCGATGACGCCATCGCCGAGCTCGACACCCTCAACGAGGACTCCTACAAGGACTCCACGCTCATCATGCAGCTCCTCCGCGATAACCTCACGCTCTGGACGAGCGACCAGCAGGACGACGACGGCGGCGAAGGCAACAATTAAGGCCCCAGGGGGACTGGCAGCGCACGCGGATGCTACTACtgcagtctttatttttttcccatgagTTGGGGGTCGGgtgggggagggaaagggagggatgaCCTTCCCAGGGAGAAACCCACGACCTGTCCTGTCTTTGATCGCCTCTTTGACATTTTTGCCAAAATACCACTAGTGGAAAGTCAGGCTAGCTGTGCTGGTATTGGAATAGCAGCCTCACACTGGCGTCTGGACTGTTCTGTAGATTCATGCAAGTGGAGCTGTCTGTCTCTAATTTAACTTATTGCTAGGTAATAGGGTTTTCAgatgaaaagaaaacttaaagagGAATGGCCCTCATTCAGTAAGTTCTGTGGTTCCAGTAAGGATTTTTATGTACATACGCTCTCGTGTCTCGTTTTGGGTACTTTCTATCTCATCTGTCTTGGCTCTGCATGTTTTCCAGGGTGTAGCCTACAGACATGGAACAGTGTAAATCCCAGACTGACAGACTTAGAACCTGAGGTCTCATTCGTCCTTACGGTTTAGGCCTTGCCAGTTTTCCGAAGTCTCTGATTAGTTGACAGTATTAACACTAAATTGCAGTTTACAGTATTTCTACATTACAGCCATATGTAACACCAAGCCATTGATTGTGTACTTTTCCTTTGCTAGTTGTTTGGGCTTTAACATCCTTATTCAGCCTTATCCAGGTTGGTTTTGCTGTTGATTGGTCTCCTAGGCTAGATGAGGAGAATGAAAGTGACTTCAGGTTTTGGTTCATAGGTGCTCGGCAGGTggctgtgggattttttttttttttttttttcggtccttctttcctcttaccGTAAATCCACCACCAAAATTATTAATCCTCTTGAGAGAAACGTGAAACGccacaaaaatagagaaaattcaGGTCTGTATGTCATGGATCGTGTTGGTATTTTCAGAGAACATCCCGCTTCCGAAGCTGCCGCAGCTCCCTCCTCAGGGATCACACTGCCGTCGCCCACTCTGCACTGGGGCGTTTCCCACTGCGCCTCGTGCCGGCGGACGCAGCTGGGTGGAGAAGCTATGGGGTTGGAGAGGCGTTTGGAGAAGGTCTGTGGTGCAGTGTGTGAAAATTCAGGTGCTAGAAGCCTACTGGTAGAAAAACCCAAAAGGAAGAGCTCTATATCCTTAACCATTCTGTCCAATTTCGGGAGCCTTGTCAGTGTTTCGGTTTTTCCTCCCCGAAGACACTCCTTCCCCAAGTAATTGTTGTAGGAAGATAAAAAACTGTTACCCGATAACAAACACTGAACTATTTGACCAGAACTTTTTCCTCTCgagatagtttttctttttaatgaaaaaaagcaTAGAAATTGGAGATTGGCTTGTCTTGCGCAGCCAGTGCACATTTAGAATTGACGGAAACAACATTGCTATTTCCACCCATTTGTTTTCAGCAGCCTTAAGGCCCTCATTCTCATTTTGGGTGAATCTGTCTATCTGTGAACGTGGCCCGCatgtgcattcttttttttttttttttttttttttttttttttttttaagtaaagtcAGTGACAAGAGGAACTCCCGAGATGTGTGATGACACCacacttgttttctttgtttattttatttaggcaagaaaaagtgTGAGTAATTGAGGAAAAACTGACAGTTGCTTTTGCTAATACCAAAATTGAGCTTACAATTAGGAGCTGAGTATGTGTAACAGGATACAGGTGACAGTGAAGATAGAAGAACCATGATGACCACAGACTCAATGTGCTCTGTAACATTGCACAG
It includes:
- the YWHAG gene encoding 14-3-3 protein gamma, which gives rise to MVDREQLVQKARLAEQAERYDDMAAAMKNVTELNEPLSNEERNLLSVAYKNVVGARRSSWRVISSIEQKTSADGNEKKIEMVRAYREKIEKELEAVCQDVLSLLDNYLIKNCSETQYESKVFYLKMKGDYYRYLAEVATGEKRATVVESSEKAYSEAHEISKEHMQPTHPIRLGLALNYSVFYYEIQNAPEQACHLAKTAFDDAIAELDTLNEDSYKDSTLIMQLLRDNLTLWTSDQQDDDGGEGNN